The DNA region CAGTTTCAAACCAACTAGGTTGCATAGTTCTAATGTTGTAAGCACCTTAACGAAATGTAACTTTGtattctttctttcattctttttcatttttttcttcttttttgttgtttttttgtttttttgtgggttttttttgcaaacatAGTGCAGAAGATGAAGGTGTGAACACCTGGGCAATATTATCCCTTTACCGACATAAGTAAGTGTATGTATGcgagtatttgtgtgtgtgtgtgtgagtatgtatgtgtgtatttgtgtgtgtgctcatgtaaacacacgtgcacacacaggcatatatatatatatacacacacacacacacacacatacagacacacacacacatatggtaCATACAGTCTCATTATGTCCTTGgtaaattggggggaggggagaggggaaagtgcCAGTGAATGTAGTGTTCATACACATGGCTTTTCTAAGAATTTCAATGCCGTTTTGGACTCAGAGTCCAAATTGCTGCAGGTTAGGCAAGCTGCTACCAGGGCTTGAACTGATGGGTAACTAGGAGAGGAAACACAATTCCCCTTGTAACAAATAATGTTTAACGTACtatataataaaatatggaaCATATTGAAAGGAAGGGgaatccccctccccacactgctaTTCAAAAATTTTCTCATTCAAGCCCTGTTTGTTTATGCgctctttttcttcctttgtctgtctttagTCTTTTTGAACTCCatgtgttgtctttttttttttaattgtttcatttgGAAAGATTAAACCATAGTCGGGTCTTTCCTCTGCTGCAGCTTCTTTTCAATTCTCCACACAGTCAACAAGCCCTTGGTGTAGGTGTGTGTCTATGAGCAGCCACACTCCTCCACAATCATATTCTGAATGTCCTTCTTGATGATATTCTGTCCATCGTCATAGTATAGCATGGACATTGGTCGTAGCTTGGTGGGTACACAACATGACTTGAGGTTGGAGAAGGGGCTGTGGCCCCTCATGCGGTAATGGTTGATGACCGTGGAGTGGAAGGATAATGATGAACCAGATGTGCCTGCTATGTGGCTGGGGCATTCACCTTCACAGTAGTTGGCATGGTAACCTGTGGGAGCAATGATCCAGTCATTCCATCCAATGTCCTTGAAGCTGACGAAGAACTGCTTTTTGCAGCAGATGTTGACCTTGCCGTCACACTCCAGGCCCCGTCTCCGTCGTCTGTGCAGGCGGTCGTCGGAATGCCGAGCAAGCATCATCAGGAAAGGTCTATGTGACTGCTCTTTCTCCTCTTCTACTGTGGATTCCCCaacttccttctccttcccttccccatcctcttcttttctcttcttcttgcCCAGCAGCACCAGGCTGGCTCCAGTCTCCTGGCATTGGTCACAGGCAATCCGCACATCAAGGGAGCTCCTTCCCTGGTTCAATAGGTATTGCACACTACTGGAGACAGGAAAGAGGTGCCAGGTACTTTTCCGGGTGTCCACTGCCTTTTCAGAGATGAGAGTCTCACTTTTATCATCCTTCAGCTCTCCGTCCTCCGTTTCTTCTGCCCCTTCAGAGTTGCCTTTGGGCTGTCTCTGCTGTTGGTACAGTCGGATAGTCACTTTTGTTCTGCTTCGGTTGGCCTTGGAGACTTTCAGGAAGAGCCACACTTCAGCTTGCACCACTACTGATAGGTCACTGCCTTCCTTGGAAATCTCAAAGTGCAGCATTTTCTTAGCGGTGCCTGAAGTtgataaataaaaacagatgGTAAGAACTGGTTAGTATGTATTTTTCATTCCTTTGATAAGACTGAATTGTCACCAGACGAATAAAATTCCCTAAGTTATGTTTCTACTTAATATTCGGAGTGTTCCCTACTGTGCCATGCTAACCCCCTCTGTCTCCCACGTCTCTTTGATGTTACCTTTTCCTGCAGTAGAAATTCTCTGTTTACTGAAGtacttgttttcctatttttttctcaTATAAAATTTTGTTATGGGAGCATTAATCATATATGTGAATTCATTCAGTCCATTTAATGGCAAATGGGCATTACTTGGTGTGTAGGGGTTAATTTTGCTCGGCTTTCTCTTGTGATTGCTATTAACTGACAGGGGAAGTaatcactgttgttttttttaaaaaagcccatgAAAATATATAATACACATACAAGTCTGTGTCTAGTGATAAAAATTGTGGGGCTAGATCCGtgtccacagaagtcaatgggggaTTTGCCAAAggaagcaggatctggcccctataAATCATCATCATTCTTCATTAAGTTCTTACACCAAGGAAGTATATGCCAATAGTTTCAGAAACCTAGCAATACTTAAATATTACTCTTAGCATTGAGAGATTCACAGATTTATACATTTCATTAAGTATTCTGCAGCCAGACACTTAATTCTGTGGACTACTAGCTATAAGTTCTGTTCTTAATTTAACATGGTGTGCCCGTTGTTATTATAATAATGGCAAATCCACCAAGAAATGAGTTAAAGAACCTTCTGAAGAAGCTTCTCTGGCATAACTATATAAACTTGCTGGGACGCCAGTGATGATGATTATGCTGGGAAGAGGGAATTTCTTTGATACAGACCTCATATCCCCGGCAGAAGTGAAAGTGACCGATGAGGGCTGTTTTATGGTTTGATCACTAAAGCATGAACATGTTAAGAGAGAATCAATTGGCTAGTTTAGAAAAAAACGAAACAGGGGTAGTTTGTGTCTACGACTATGGCATTATGATTTGCAggaaagctggatttttttttagagaaagaGAAGACCATCACCCTGTGGGTAAAGGGCTACAAGTTTTTTTTCTGGGGTAGGATGGGCAGGCAGCAGATGTTTGGAATTTATAgatgtaaaactttaaaacttaaaaatggATAGGGACAGAGTCTTCAAACTGCATCACACTTGTGGAGCAAGGTGTTGAGTC from Chelonoidis abingdonii isolate Lonesome George chromosome 2, CheloAbing_2.0, whole genome shotgun sequence includes:
- the INHBA gene encoding inhibin beta A chain, giving the protein MPLLLKRGFLLVLCWIIVRSSPTPGSEGHSSVTDCPSCALATLSKDVPSSQPEMVEAVKKHILNMLHLRDRPNITQPVPKAALLNAIKKLHVGKVGEDGYVEIENDIGRKAEMNELVEQTSEIITFAESGTAKKMLHFEISKEGSDLSVVVQAEVWLFLKVSKANRSRTKVTIRLYQQQRQPKGNSEGAEETEDGELKDDKSETLISEKAVDTRKSTWHLFPVSSSVQYLLNQGRSSLDVRIACDQCQETGASLVLLGKKKRKEEDGEGKEKEVGESTVEEEKEQSHRPFLMMLARHSDDRLHRRRRRGLECDGKVNICCKKQFFVSFKDIGWNDWIIAPTGYHANYCEGECPSHIAGTSGSSLSFHSTVINHYRMRGHSPFSNLKSCCVPTKLRPMSMLYYDDGQNIIKKDIQNMIVEECGCS